A window from Kovacikia minuta CCNUW1 encodes these proteins:
- a CDS encoding ABC transporter permease, translated as MTQTTTPQSIQSYIKPKTMRPTVFWRLAEDIPKPLYTGLTIASIAVPLLLWWAVTTFGTIDPKFLPSPAKVMEAFGRLWGTRELLKDTVASLWRVGVGFLLAAILSIPVGVLMGSFPSIRALLEPLFGLMRYMPAPAFIPLLILYLGIGEEPKITLIFIGVFFFNSLMVMDTVKFVPKDLIEATYMLGGNRWEALTQVILPHVLPGILDACRINLAAAWQLVIVSELIAATEGLGRRISVAGRFLKTDEIFVGLIVIGVIGLAFDLLFQYLLRVTCKWASQKR; from the coding sequence ATGACCCAAACTACAACACCCCAATCGATCCAGTCCTATATCAAGCCAAAAACCATGCGTCCCACGGTATTTTGGCGATTGGCAGAAGATATTCCAAAACCGCTGTATACGGGATTGACGATCGCCTCGATCGCGGTGCCTCTGCTTCTCTGGTGGGCAGTCACAACTTTCGGCACTATTGATCCAAAATTTCTGCCCTCCCCCGCCAAAGTGATGGAAGCCTTTGGGCGATTATGGGGAACCCGCGAACTCTTAAAAGATACAGTTGCCAGCCTATGGCGGGTTGGGGTTGGCTTTCTCTTAGCTGCCATTCTTTCGATTCCAGTTGGTGTGTTGATGGGTAGTTTTCCCAGCATTCGCGCTCTGTTGGAACCGCTGTTTGGCTTAATGCGCTACATGCCCGCGCCCGCCTTCATTCCCCTGCTGATTTTGTACCTGGGAATTGGCGAGGAACCTAAAATCACCCTGATTTTCATTGGTGTGTTCTTCTTCAACTCACTGATGGTTATGGACACCGTAAAATTCGTTCCCAAAGACCTGATTGAAGCAACCTATATGCTGGGTGGAAACCGTTGGGAAGCTTTAACGCAGGTGATTTTGCCCCATGTTCTGCCAGGTATCCTCGATGCCTGCCGGATTAATCTGGCAGCCGCCTGGCAACTGGTCATTGTCTCTGAACTCATTGCCGCCACCGAAGGTTTGGGACGCCGCATCAGTGTTGCCGGACGCTTTCTCAAAACTGACGAGATTTTTGTCGGATTGATTGTGATTGGTGTCATTGGTCTGGCTTTTGACCTTCTATTCCAGTACCTCC
- a CDS encoding aliphatic sulfonate ABC transporter substrate-binding protein has product MVSQKFLDEHPDKVQALVNAWFATLDYMKKNQAQAYEIMAKRAGVSLDEYKEYADGTRLFTLEENLKAFQPGNNMTSLLYAATEMANFLVDVGLAKTKPNTTLLFDDRFIKAYAQQTKF; this is encoded by the coding sequence GTGGTCAGTCAGAAGTTTCTCGACGAACACCCGGATAAGGTGCAAGCCCTTGTCAACGCCTGGTTTGCCACATTGGATTACATGAAGAAAAACCAGGCTCAAGCCTATGAAATTATGGCAAAACGGGCAGGTGTTTCGCTGGATGAATATAAGGAATATGCCGACGGAACTCGCCTGTTTACTCTGGAAGAGAATCTGAAAGCCTTTCAACCCGGAAACAATATGACCTCACTCCTCTATGCAGCCACTGAAATGGCTAACTTTCTGGTGGATGTAGGTTTAGCAAAAACCAAACCAAACACTACCCTCCTGTTCGACGATCGCTTCATCAAAGCCTACGCCCAACAAACTAAGTTTTAA
- a CDS encoding ABC transporter substrate-binding protein codes for MKIPSFSRLLSGGRSPLTYIFLCLMAVSLTVGCVNPASYIKTTTETQSATAATTGTAAINLGFSAWPGWFPWQVAQEKGIFQKTDAPVNLKWFDGYLESISTLTAGQIDANSQTLGDTVSSVTGGAEQVIVLVNDNSTGNDKIIVRDGIKTIADLKGKKVGAEEGTVDHFLLLLGLKKAGLTPQDIQFVPLETGKAAAAFVAGQLDACAVFAPFTTQAFKATPKQRTIQFQGFSRRDF; via the coding sequence ATGAAAATTCCTTCCTTTTCCAGGCTGCTGTCAGGTGGGCGATCGCCCCTAACCTACATTTTTCTTTGCCTGATGGCAGTGTCTTTGACGGTTGGTTGCGTTAACCCAGCCAGCTACATCAAAACCACCACTGAAACCCAATCTGCCACCGCCGCAACCACGGGCACAGCAGCAATTAACTTAGGCTTCAGTGCCTGGCCGGGTTGGTTCCCGTGGCAAGTTGCCCAGGAGAAAGGGATTTTTCAGAAAACCGATGCACCTGTGAATTTGAAGTGGTTTGATGGTTATCTGGAATCCATCAGTACACTCACAGCCGGACAAATTGATGCCAACAGCCAAACCCTGGGAGATACCGTCAGTTCTGTAACGGGTGGTGCCGAACAGGTGATTGTGCTGGTGAACGATAACTCCACAGGCAACGATAAAATCATCGTTCGGGATGGAATTAAAACAATTGCCGACCTCAAAGGTAAAAAAGTTGGTGCGGAAGAAGGCACGGTTGACCATTTCTTGCTTCTGTTAGGGCTAAAGAAAGCAGGTTTAACCCCCCAAGATATTCAGTTTGTTCCGTTAGAAACGGGTAAAGCCGCCGCCGCCTTTGTTGCAGGGCAACTCGATGCTTGCGCGGTCTTTGCCCCTTTTACCACCCAGGCATTCAAAGCGACCCCAAAGCAAAGAACTATTCAGTTCCAGGGATTTTCCAGGCGCGATTTCTGA
- a CDS encoding NADPH-dependent F420 reductase, which produces MKIGIIGAGNMGAGLGKLWAKAGHQVVFSYSRDENKLWDLATSAGATAKAATVQEAAAQDVILIAVWLPALAEVIDAAGTLDGKIVITCISGLQPDFTGQTIGLATDLKISVAETIQQLIPHAKVVEAFNTTFAEIIASDSRKFGSDVPSVFYCGDDSEAKQITARLIEDCGYEAVDAGNLLVARTLETLATAWVQFAVASQQFPNLGLKAVRR; this is translated from the coding sequence ATGAAGATTGGCATTATTGGCGCGGGCAACATGGGTGCTGGGCTGGGCAAACTGTGGGCAAAAGCAGGGCATCAGGTTGTCTTTTCATACTCACGCGATGAAAATAAACTCTGGGATTTGGCGACCTCAGCAGGTGCCACGGCAAAAGCTGCAACGGTTCAAGAGGCAGCAGCACAAGATGTCATTCTGATAGCTGTTTGGCTGCCAGCGCTGGCAGAGGTAATTGATGCAGCAGGTACTTTAGATGGAAAAATCGTCATCACCTGCATCAGTGGTCTTCAACCGGACTTTACAGGGCAAACGATCGGACTAGCAACGGACTTAAAAATTTCAGTCGCTGAAACCATTCAGCAACTTATCCCCCATGCAAAAGTTGTCGAGGCATTCAATACGACCTTTGCTGAAATTATTGCTTCAGACTCCAGAAAATTTGGTTCTGATGTTCCCAGTGTGTTTTATTGCGGGGATGACTCTGAGGCAAAACAAATCACTGCTCGATTAATTGAGGATTGTGGTTACGAAGCAGTGGATGCGGGCAATCTTCTGGTAGCCAGGACGTTAGAAACTTTAGCGACGGCTTGGGTGCAGTTTGCGGTTGCAAGCCAGCAATTTCCAAACCTTGGATTAAAAGCGGTACGAAGATAG
- a CDS encoding DUF6640 family protein, whose amino-acid sequence MHRAKLAKWLLVIAAISTLTIPIGVDAVLLAKGHMNNPAWLPHAKLHCAMSFFAAISLGGAALAILRVRPTSDRFSMGLAAFLGSAFWIGLIAAGFWPGTSYGFLNDPVLGNVQEPELGGIPIYPNVVLAVITIAIAIVGYGLTGQQKSIERSSRP is encoded by the coding sequence ATGCATCGAGCAAAACTCGCTAAATGGTTGCTTGTCATCGCAGCAATTTCAACCCTAACTATTCCCATTGGGGTTGATGCCGTTCTCCTGGCAAAAGGGCATATGAATAACCCTGCCTGGTTGCCTCATGCCAAGCTCCACTGTGCCATGTCATTCTTTGCGGCTATTTCGTTAGGAGGAGCTGCCCTGGCAATTTTGAGGGTGCGTCCAACGTCCGATCGCTTCTCCATGGGGTTGGCTGCATTTCTCGGTTCTGCCTTCTGGATTGGACTGATTGCCGCTGGCTTTTGGCCCGGAACATCCTATGGCTTTCTCAACGATCCGGTTTTGGGTAACGTTCAGGAACCTGAGCTGGGCGGAATTCCAATTTATCCCAATGTTGTATTGGCAGTCATCACCATCGCGATCGCGATCGTGGGCTACGGGTTGACTGGGCAGCAAAAATCGATCGAACGATCAAGTAGACCCTAG
- a CDS encoding helix-turn-helix domain-containing protein, with product MQESWISERRTLHLPGLTVDRHLSKPNQLEFPGCEQHLLCLLLSNGNRQKITCIGEQKSEKAQLKGEFWICAAKTPGLWAWDSTDQSLMFVIDPRLLHQTAEQVGEMDASRVELCNTIGAQDSQIRAIADLFQAEFDAGGIGESLYAESLIQVLMIHLLRHYCVFQPKPQPRPERVSDQRFQGVLDYIHSYLDQPLNLAELAAIADLSQYHFCRSFKQSFGMAPYQYVLQQRMKKAKELLQQRKYTVAEISSLVGCTDQSRFAKHFKRQFGVTPSEMLQE from the coding sequence ATGCAAGAATCCTGGATTTCTGAGCGCCGTACCCTGCATTTGCCTGGATTAACCGTCGATCGCCATCTCTCAAAACCGAATCAGCTTGAATTTCCTGGGTGTGAGCAGCATTTGCTTTGCCTGCTGTTGAGCAATGGTAATCGTCAGAAAATAACTTGTATTGGTGAGCAGAAATCGGAAAAAGCTCAACTCAAGGGAGAATTCTGGATTTGTGCTGCAAAAACCCCAGGACTGTGGGCATGGGATAGCACCGATCAATCGCTCATGTTTGTAATTGACCCCCGCTTGTTGCATCAAACTGCCGAACAAGTCGGTGAAATGGATGCAAGTCGGGTTGAACTGTGCAACACGATCGGGGCGCAGGATTCCCAGATTCGAGCGATCGCCGATTTATTTCAAGCTGAATTTGATGCGGGTGGTATCGGCGAATCGCTTTATGCTGAATCTTTGATACAAGTGTTGATGATTCATCTCTTGCGGCACTACTGTGTCTTTCAACCCAAACCTCAACCCCGTCCAGAAAGGGTTTCTGATCAACGATTTCAGGGAGTTTTAGATTACATCCACAGTTACTTAGATCAACCGCTTAACCTGGCTGAACTGGCAGCCATTGCAGACCTGAGCCAATATCATTTTTGCCGATCGTTCAAGCAGTCATTCGGCATGGCTCCCTACCAGTATGTGCTGCAACAGCGAATGAAAAAGGCAAAGGAACTGTTGCAGCAGAGGAAATACACCGTGGCAGAAATTTCCTCGCTGGTTGGCTGTACCGATCAAAGCCGCTTTGCCAAACACTTTAAGCGACAGTTTGGTGTCACACCCAGTGAAATGTTACAGGAGTAG
- a CDS encoding chloride channel protein produces the protein MQQNPITLTRSVLVWAALGIICGLFAATYWIGLFHLMQRFEHFGGLSLLIVMPLAGLGIGLIIHWLGNPGEIGLMIDNIHLNGGRLAMRENPSMILSSLLSIASGGSAGPEAPMVQVTGSIGTWLADRFRLQGEALRTLSIAGMASGFTVLFGAPLGGSFFALEILHHQHVVLYSEAILPAVVASCAAYTIFVAITQLGVGPIWHFPQYSVTSLFDFSDAIVYGVVGAIAGWLFIALFRGCERLFGLLPHPIYWKTTLAGLGLGCLAVLFPLTRFFGEHQLETIIEGNFPISFLIILAIAKMLAISVTVTGGWRGGIIIPLFFTGACLGKVISMAYPGFNETLAMICVMAAINTTVTRTPISTTLLLAKLTGFSTFTPILFASVVGFFLAPRHPFIASQLSTKR, from the coding sequence ATGCAACAAAATCCGATTACACTGACCCGTTCGGTGCTGGTATGGGCGGCACTAGGAATCATTTGTGGTTTGTTCGCTGCAACCTATTGGATTGGATTGTTCCATTTAATGCAGAGATTTGAGCATTTTGGCGGGCTTTCTCTGCTCATCGTGATGCCCCTGGCTGGTCTAGGCATTGGTCTCATAATTCACTGGTTAGGCAATCCAGGCGAAATTGGCTTGATGATCGATAACATTCACCTGAATGGTGGACGATTAGCGATGCGCGAGAACCCCTCCATGATTTTGTCATCGCTGCTCAGTATTGCCAGCGGTGGTAGTGCCGGTCCAGAAGCCCCAATGGTGCAAGTTACAGGTTCGATCGGCACCTGGTTGGCAGATCGATTTCGACTACAGGGAGAAGCCCTACGAACATTGAGCATTGCGGGTATGGCATCGGGTTTTACCGTTTTGTTTGGTGCCCCCTTAGGTGGTAGCTTTTTTGCCCTAGAAATTTTGCATCATCAGCATGTAGTGCTGTACTCTGAGGCAATTTTGCCCGCGGTAGTGGCAAGCTGTGCGGCATATACCATTTTTGTGGCCATCACCCAACTTGGGGTTGGCCCGATCTGGCACTTTCCTCAATACAGTGTCACCAGTCTGTTTGATTTTTCCGACGCCATTGTTTACGGAGTGGTGGGTGCGATCGCCGGATGGCTGTTTATTGCACTATTTCGAGGTTGTGAGCGTTTATTTGGGTTGCTCCCCCATCCGATCTACTGGAAAACGACCCTGGCAGGCTTAGGACTGGGTTGTCTAGCAGTTCTCTTTCCACTGACTCGGTTCTTTGGCGAGCATCAACTTGAAACCATCATTGAGGGAAACTTTCCCATCTCTTTTTTGATCATTCTGGCGATCGCTAAAATGCTGGCAATCAGTGTAACCGTGACGGGAGGTTGGCGGGGAGGAATCATTATTCCCCTCTTTTTTACGGGAGCCTGTCTGGGAAAAGTGATTTCTATGGCATACCCTGGATTCAACGAAACCTTAGCCATGATTTGTGTGATGGCAGCGATCAATACAACGGTGACGCGAACCCCCATCAGCACAACCCTGCTCCTTGCTAAGTTAACGGGATTCAGCACATTCACACCCATTCTCTTTGCCAGTGTCGTCGGTTTCTTCCTGGCTCCCCGGCATCCCTTTATTGCTTCCCAACTCAGCACCAAACGGTAG
- a CDS encoding DUF4334 domain-containing protein encodes MKTFSEAMNANGVSTAEALELFDRLDTVDLNFLLGSWKGASFPTGHPLDGVLEAYHWHGKRFDNPEQVHPLVFNTIGGGTKSINPLWMMPGVSLLDRLPLQKMKAAGRIFQLCVPLFATDRSCARLRLITYRGKESATMIYDGLPINDIFRKVDETTVLGLMDLRGMKQPFFFTLQRESVN; translated from the coding sequence ATGAAGACATTTTCTGAAGCAATGAATGCCAACGGTGTCAGCACTGCCGAGGCATTGGAACTTTTTGATCGCCTCGATACGGTTGATCTCAACTTCCTGCTTGGTTCCTGGAAAGGGGCGAGCTTCCCCACGGGTCATCCGCTTGACGGCGTACTTGAGGCTTACCACTGGCACGGCAAGCGGTTTGACAACCCGGAGCAGGTCCATCCGCTTGTTTTCAATACAATAGGTGGCGGTACTAAAAGTATTAATCCACTCTGGATGATGCCCGGAGTCAGTTTGCTCGATCGCCTGCCACTGCAAAAGATGAAGGCTGCGGGGCGCATTTTTCAACTCTGCGTTCCGTTGTTTGCCACTGATCGATCGTGTGCCCGTTTGCGCTTAATAACTTACCGAGGTAAGGAGAGTGCGACGATGATTTATGATGGCTTACCGATCAACGACATCTTCCGTAAGGTAGATGAAACCACCGTACTTGGGCTTATGGATCTAAGAGGGATGAAACAGCCCTTCTTCTTTACGTTGCAGCGGGAGTCCGTAAACTGA
- a CDS encoding type IV pilin-like G/H family protein, whose translation MKVHFGDRHRFLFAVLLLSPVFLLAGCRAKSKPPTPETTAQSLLGEWQAVKTERLIQGFDGVKKIVFTSANEAWLVDYDNNAYKSMYWLEPNSQPMHIDILSTSNREWMTTFKFLDGDTIKILPHQQGLQQMRHPKLDSGGVDLQKISKETNLDQGVKVQTDRLPSIHEQERSANLYLNTLIFAQRDYYDGKRTFATQLSEMNPGFTHDFMGYRYQILPGGNQNLIIAAQPLASGLKSFSALLVTGEGYSSAITICQSKQPTQAAPTFVQHSGGSYMCAANAEDPGSG comes from the coding sequence ATGAAAGTGCATTTTGGCGATCGACACCGATTCTTGTTTGCAGTTTTGCTTTTGTCGCCAGTCTTTCTATTGGCAGGCTGTAGGGCTAAAAGTAAACCACCCACTCCAGAAACGACCGCTCAATCACTGCTTGGAGAATGGCAAGCGGTCAAGACAGAACGCCTCATTCAGGGATTCGATGGAGTCAAAAAAATTGTTTTCACCTCTGCTAACGAGGCATGGTTAGTTGATTACGACAACAACGCTTATAAAAGCATGTATTGGCTTGAGCCAAACTCCCAACCGATGCATATCGACATCCTTTCAACTTCAAATCGCGAATGGATGACAACATTTAAGTTCCTGGATGGCGACACCATTAAGATCCTGCCCCACCAGCAAGGGTTGCAACAGATGCGGCATCCTAAACTCGATTCTGGTGGAGTTGATCTGCAAAAGATTTCTAAGGAAACCAATTTAGATCAAGGGGTAAAAGTTCAAACCGATCGATTGCCTTCTATCCATGAACAGGAGCGCTCTGCTAACCTTTATCTGAATACACTGATCTTTGCTCAAAGAGATTATTACGACGGCAAACGGACCTTTGCAACACAGCTTTCTGAGATGAATCCAGGCTTTACCCATGATTTTATGGGTTATCGTTACCAGATTTTGCCGGGGGGAAACCAAAATCTAATCATTGCTGCCCAACCGCTTGCATCTGGACTCAAAAGCTTTTCAGCACTCCTGGTAACAGGGGAAGGATACAGCAGTGCAATTACGATTTGCCAATCTAAGCAGCCAACTCAAGCGGCACCAACCTTTGTTCAACATTCTGGAGGATCTTACATGTGCGCCGCCAATGCAGAAGATCCGGGTTCTGGATAG
- a CDS encoding cysteine hydrolase family protein translates to MSFKLDRNHQTALVCIDFQAGVFTGECALSYVGTDAVLPNAKRVLAVARRAKLPIIHIQEVHRKEMVDFGRELDGAEPVHCLETWESTQFYAELAPTDGEFAITKRRYSGFLGTDLEILLRGLNVDTLVLMGVMTNVCIHYTAADAHQRDYHIHVIEDCCAGSDWEAHWAALKAIEYLQKGARIKHQEFIGAVETSMELVL, encoded by the coding sequence ATGTCATTCAAACTCGATCGCAATCATCAAACAGCTCTGGTCTGCATTGATTTTCAAGCAGGTGTGTTTACGGGTGAATGCGCCCTGTCCTACGTGGGTACAGACGCGGTTTTGCCCAACGCGAAGCGGGTTTTGGCGGTTGCGCGGCGGGCAAAATTGCCTATTATCCATATCCAGGAAGTTCACCGTAAGGAAATGGTAGACTTTGGGCGGGAATTGGATGGGGCAGAACCTGTGCATTGCCTGGAAACCTGGGAAAGCACCCAGTTTTATGCCGAACTAGCGCCCACTGATGGGGAGTTTGCCATCACCAAGCGCCGCTACAGTGGGTTTTTGGGCACTGATCTGGAAATTTTGCTGCGGGGACTCAACGTAGATACCTTGGTGTTGATGGGTGTAATGACAAATGTTTGCATCCACTACACCGCTGCCGATGCCCATCAGCGGGACTACCACATCCATGTGATCGAGGATTGTTGTGCCGGTTCCGATTGGGAGGCGCATTGGGCAGCACTGAAGGCGATCGAATATCTCCAGAAAGGGGCACGGATTAAACACCAGGAGTTTATCGGAGCGGTTGAAACAAGTATGGAGCTTGTCTTGTAA
- a CDS encoding ABC transporter permease has protein sequence MTPSTLPAPPTPRAYRYLEPSVFWSIRQGFSRRLALLIVSLSLAVPLLLWAIVSYSGLVPPMFLPTPTAVIQAGVKMFTEDNLMVDVLVSSGRVLAGFLVAAIIGVPIGIAMGTFHSMDNLFAPIVGTVRYMPVTAFVPLIVIWLGLGEASKILIIMLGVVLYNAVMVADAVKFIPNDMINVAYTLGAGRRDVLLKVIIPAAFPSVLDTLRVNISGAWNFLVIAELVAAQNGLGFKIIQAQRFLQTEKVLFCIALIGLIGLVIDYALKWMSQKLTPWADQTRQ, from the coding sequence ATGACCCCCTCCACCCTCCCAGCACCACCGACCCCGCGCGCCTATCGTTACCTGGAACCCTCTGTTTTTTGGAGCATTCGTCAGGGCTTCTCAAGACGGTTGGCACTGCTGATTGTTAGTCTTTCCCTTGCAGTTCCTCTGCTTTTATGGGCGATCGTCAGCTACAGCGGACTGGTGCCGCCCATGTTCTTGCCCACCCCAACTGCGGTAATTCAGGCAGGGGTCAAGATGTTCACCGAAGACAATCTGATGGTGGATGTTCTCGTGAGTAGTGGTCGAGTGTTGGCGGGCTTTCTAGTGGCTGCGATCATCGGCGTCCCGATCGGGATTGCGATGGGCACCTTTCATAGCATGGACAACCTGTTCGCACCGATCGTTGGAACGGTTCGTTACATGCCTGTTACTGCCTTTGTTCCCCTGATTGTGATCTGGCTGGGATTGGGGGAAGCCTCCAAAATCCTGATTATCATGTTGGGTGTGGTGTTGTACAACGCCGTTATGGTTGCGGATGCTGTGAAATTTATTCCCAACGATATGATCAATGTAGCCTATACATTAGGCGCAGGTCGGCGGGATGTACTCCTCAAAGTTATCATTCCCGCAGCGTTTCCCAGTGTCCTCGACACGCTCCGCGTCAACATCTCCGGTGCCTGGAACTTTCTGGTGATTGCTGAACTGGTAGCGGCGCAAAATGGGCTGGGCTTCAAAATTATCCAGGCTCAGCGATTTCTACAAACCGAAAAAGTCCTGTTTTGTATTGCATTAATTGGGTTAATCGGGTTGGTGATTGACTACGCCTTGAAATGGATGTCTCAAAAGTTGACTCCGTGGGCAGATCAGACGAGGCAATGA
- the glnT gene encoding type III glutamate--ammonia ligase, protein MTETLTPELQTLKNTLESKGVKYALASFADIHGMCKAKSVPLSHLGQMMAGSELFTGAALDGVPQDVSDEEVATHPDPDSVTILPWNSEFAWFASDLYLKGEPFEACCRGILKRSLAAAAEMGFSFNLGIETEFFILKEEEGKPVPVSDRDTLAKPCYDLQGLLDNYTWVTEIVEAMNSLGWDVYSFDHEDGNGQFETDFAYCDALKMADRFTFFRLMVKEIARKHGFFATFMPKPFVNRTGSGAHYNMSLADLKTGDNLFYDPNDARGCKLSKLGYQFIAGILRHAPAICAVIAPTVNSYKRLIARGSMSGFTWAPIYVCYGNNNRTNMLRIPLAGGRVECRAADISTNPYLGAAMILAAGLEGIREQLDPGEPHTENMYNYSLEQLAEMGIQFLPRNLGEAIAAFASDPLSEKVMGSLMAKTFTEFKSQEWQEYHNHVSDWEIQRYLKFF, encoded by the coding sequence ATGACCGAAACCCTTACCCCCGAACTCCAAACGCTCAAAAACACCCTCGAATCCAAAGGCGTCAAATACGCCCTCGCCAGCTTCGCCGATATCCACGGCATGTGTAAGGCAAAATCCGTTCCCCTGTCCCATTTGGGACAAATGATGGCGGGGTCTGAACTGTTTACCGGTGCGGCTCTAGATGGGGTACCGCAGGATGTGAGCGATGAGGAAGTTGCCACCCATCCCGACCCCGATTCTGTCACGATTCTGCCCTGGAACTCGGAGTTTGCCTGGTTTGCCAGTGATTTGTACCTCAAAGGAGAACCCTTTGAAGCCTGCTGTCGGGGCATCCTCAAACGATCGCTGGCAGCAGCGGCAGAGATGGGATTCAGCTTCAATCTGGGAATTGAAACCGAGTTTTTCATCCTTAAGGAAGAAGAGGGCAAGCCCGTTCCGGTGAGCGATCGCGACACCCTGGCAAAACCCTGTTACGACCTGCAAGGGCTGCTGGACAACTACACCTGGGTGACGGAAATCGTCGAAGCGATGAATAGCCTGGGCTGGGATGTCTACTCCTTTGACCATGAAGATGGCAACGGACAGTTTGAAACCGACTTTGCCTACTGCGATGCCCTGAAGATGGCAGACCGATTCACCTTCTTCCGTCTAATGGTGAAAGAAATTGCCCGCAAGCATGGCTTCTTTGCCACCTTCATGCCCAAACCTTTTGTCAATCGCACGGGCAGCGGTGCACACTACAACATGTCGCTGGCAGATCTCAAAACCGGAGACAATCTGTTCTACGACCCCAACGATGCACGCGGTTGCAAACTTTCTAAATTAGGTTATCAGTTCATTGCAGGCATTCTCAGACATGCTCCTGCCATCTGTGCGGTCATCGCCCCCACGGTCAACAGTTACAAGCGCCTGATCGCCAGAGGCAGTATGTCTGGCTTCACCTGGGCACCCATCTACGTCTGCTACGGCAACAACAATCGCACCAACATGCTCCGCATCCCCCTTGCGGGCGGGCGGGTTGAATGTCGCGCCGCTGATATTTCCACCAATCCCTACCTGGGCGCAGCCATGATTCTGGCAGCCGGGTTAGAAGGAATCCGCGAACAACTTGACCCCGGTGAACCCCACACCGAAAACATGTACAACTACAGCCTGGAACAACTGGCAGAAATGGGCATTCAGTTTTTGCCCCGCAACTTAGGAGAAGCGATCGCCGCCTTCGCCAGTGACCCGCTGAGTGAAAAAGTCATGGGTTCCCTGATGGCTAAAACCTTTACCGAATTCAAATCCCAGGAATGGCAGGAATACCACAACCACGTCTCAGATTGGGAAATTCAACGGTATTTGAAATTCTTTTAA
- a CDS encoding creatininase family protein: protein MRERGMEMVILPVGATEQHGLHLPVGVDTFSAIAVAHGVSARTGIPVLPALPYGCSLGHSKKWAGTISLRPETLAKLILEIAEWVCSAGFTRLLLLNGHVTNWAPLRCGLENVRHTYPDLRIALRSIWEITPKIHEFYHQDAANFHANCAETSVMLALRPDLVQIEKAKDEPDRSASCFFAYTVNKESVHGAVGTPSQADLEFGQQILETCITELSTQLNQALVEATPLEEMPP from the coding sequence TTGCGAGAGCGTGGGATGGAAATGGTCATTTTGCCGGTGGGAGCGACAGAGCAGCATGGGTTGCATTTGCCGGTGGGAGTGGACACGTTTTCGGCGATCGCAGTTGCCCACGGGGTTTCTGCCCGCACGGGAATTCCTGTGTTGCCTGCCCTGCCCTATGGTTGCTCCCTGGGGCACTCAAAGAAATGGGCGGGAACCATTTCCCTCCGTCCCGAAACGCTGGCAAAACTGATTTTGGAAATTGCCGAATGGGTGTGTAGTGCCGGGTTTACCCGCCTGCTGTTGCTGAATGGGCACGTCACCAACTGGGCACCCCTGCGCTGTGGGTTGGAAAATGTTCGCCATACCTACCCCGATTTGCGGATTGCGTTGCGATCGATCTGGGAAATTACCCCCAAAATTCACGAGTTTTATCATCAGGATGCGGCTAATTTTCATGCCAACTGCGCCGAAACCTCCGTTATGTTGGCTCTCCGTCCCGACCTGGTGCAGATCGAAAAGGCAAAGGACGAACCCGATCGCTCCGCCAGTTGCTTCTTCGCCTATACCGTCAACAAAGAGAGCGTTCACGGAGCCGTCGGAACCCCCAGCCAGGCGGATTTAGAGTTTGGTCAGCAAATTCTAGAAACCTGCATTACAGAACTCAGCACTCAGTTGAATCAAGCCCTTGTAGAAGCAACCCCCCTAGAGGAAATGCCGCCCTAA